In Bufo gargarizans isolate SCDJY-AF-19 chromosome 6, ASM1485885v1, whole genome shotgun sequence, a single genomic region encodes these proteins:
- the LOC122940686 gene encoding gastrula zinc finger protein XlCGF17.1-like — protein MTSDFKLENQSITQDAYEEHAIATDIPSDIRSKNLLSDPFKQVLSTDSSQTVKQNKSLGRGEHQGTHTGEKAFSCLESAFVIHQRIHTGENPFSCSQCGKQYSIKSDLVRHQTTHTGEKPFSCSQCGKCFNRKLHLVTHQLIHTGEKPYSCSECGKCFTNRSNLWKHRHIHTGMKPHSCSECRKCFTQKSALVTHQRIHTGEKPFSCSECGKCFTLKSTLVNHQRAHTGEKPFSCSECEKCFHQKCDLVKHQRTHTGEKPYSCSECGKCFTNRSILLKHRQIHTGMKPHSCSECRKCFTQKSALVTHQRTHTGEKPFSCSECGKCFTLKSTLVNHQRAHTGEKPFSCSECEKCFRQKSDLVKHQRIHTGEKP, from the coding sequence ATGACTTCAGATTTTAAATTAGAAAATCAGAGTATCACACAAGATGCATATGAAGAACATGCCATTGCCACAGATATACCTTCAGACATTCGAAGCAAAAATCTGTTATCTGATCCTTTCAAACAGGTCCTATCAactgattcatcacagactgttAAGCAAAATAAAAGTCTCGGAAGGGGTGAACATCAaggaactcacacaggagagaaagcattttcatgtttagaatctgcTTTTGTTatacatcaaagaattcacacaggggagaacccattttcatgttcacaatGTGGGAAACAATACAGCattaaatcagatcttgttagacatcagacaactcacacaggggagaaaccgttttcatgttcacaatgtgggaaatgttttaacaggAAATtacatcttgttacacatcagttaattcacacaggagagaagccatattcctgttcagaatgtgggaaatgttttacaaacaGATCAAATCTTTGGAAACATAGGCATATTCACACAGGGATGAAACCacattcatgttctgaatgtaggaaatgttttacccagaaatcagcgcttgttacacatcagagaattcacactggggagaagccattttcatgttcagaatgtgggaaatgttttactctaAAATCAACTCTTGTCAACCATCAAAGAGCTCATaccggggagaagccattttcatgttcagaatgtgagaaatgttttcacCAGAAATgtgatcttgttaaacatcagagaactcacacaggagagaagccatattcatgttcagaatgtgggaaatgttttacaaacaGATCAATTCTTTTGAAACATAGACAAATTCACACAGGGATGAAACCACATTCATGTTCTGAATGCAggaaatgttttacccagaaatcGGCGCTTGTTacgcatcagagaactcacactggggagaagccattttcatgttcagaatgtggaaaatgttttactctGAAATCAACTCTTGTCAACCATCAAAGAGCTCATacgggggagaagccattttcatgttcagaatgtgagaaatgttttcgCCAGAAATctgatcttgttaaacatcagagaattcacacaggagagaagccataa